Genomic DNA from Nocardioides aquaticus:
CGCTCACCGCGGTGGGTGACGAGCTGCGCTCCATCGTCGACGACGTCCACTGCGCCATCACCGACGCCGTCGGTCTCGACGCCGACGAGCGGGCCGCGGTCCAGGACGCGCTGCAGCGCCTGGTGGCCAACCTCTCCGCTCAGCCGGCCGGGCAGGGGGCGTAGAGCGCCCGGGTCGCGAACCGCTCGGGGGCGTCGTAGCCCCGCGGGTCGGTGAAGCGACATCCATAGGTCGGGGACGCCACCGTCGAGGGCGCCAGCACGTCGTCCCCCGCCGGGCGGTCGGAGTAGGGCCCCGAGCCGCCCGACTCGACCCAGGCGGTCAGGTCGCGCCAGGCCGTGCGGGCCTCGCCCGGGGTGAACTCGCAGTGCCCCGCCGCGCGCACGGCCCGCTGGACCAGGAGCTCCGAGCGACCGGACGCGGCCACCTCGCGGGCGTAGACCTGCTCCATCGAGAACGGGACGAACAGGTCGCCGAGGCCGTGCAGGGTCAGCACCGGCACCCGGGGCTCACCGTCGATGCGCGGCACCGCGATCAGCCGGTCGGTCCGCCGCGACCTCGGGTCGGTCGGGGCCACCCGGCGCACCAGGGCGTCGAGGTCCACCGGGGCGTCCGGGGTGTAGTCGGTGCCGACGTTCGTCGCCAGCCGGCCGGCGTTGCGGGCCAGGCGCCCACCGTCGTCGGCGGAGTAGAGGGTGAACAGGAAGTCCTTCCACACCGCGAACGCCGGGTCGGAGCCGGGACGGGGCCCGCCGCTGCGCTCGGTGGTCACGGCGCGCAGCTGGCGACCCCGCGCGTTCCCGGGGTCCTCGCCCGGCGCCAGACCGGCGATCCTGAGCCGTCGCTGGATCACCGGGACGTCGTCGGTCAGGTAGTCGGCGGGCGCGGGGTAGACCTCCCGGTCGGCCAGCGTCTGGGCGACCAGGTTGTAGTCGAGGAAGTAGTCGAACAGCTCCTGGTCACCCAGGACGCCGCACATCGGCAGGGCCCCGTCGTACGCCGCGGGGTACTCCTCCAACGAGCGGCCGATCACGTGCCCGCCCATCGACACCCCGGCCAGGTAGGTGCGCTCCGGGGACCGGCCGAGCACCCGGCCGGCGTACCGGGCCAGGTCCCGGGTGGTCGTGACGCCGGTGGCCACGTCGTAGTCGTTGCGGGCGTAGCTCGAGGCCGCCCACGCGTACCCCTGACGGGCGAACGTCCGGCGCAGGCCGAAGCCCGGGGGGTCCACGGTCAGCTCCGTGCCGGTCCCGCGGTAGCCGTGCGCCCACATCACCAGCTCGCCGTTCCAGTCCGGCGGCACCTCGATCACGTAGCCCGCGTGCGCCCGCGTGCCCTGCTCGACCCGGGTGCGTCGTCCGTCGACGCGCAACGGGTCCACCGTCGGGTTGCTGATCGTGTAGCCCCGCAGCGGCTCGTCCCCGTCACGCGGGCCCGGCCCGTGCGGTCCGTGCGGTCCGTGCGGTGCGGCGGTGGTGGGCGGCGCTCCCAGTGACAGCGCCAGGGCGGCGACCGCCCCGACGGCGAGGGTGCGGGCGGTGCGGGTGCGGGTGCGGCGCATGGTGGGCTCCTCCGAGAGTGGTGTGACGCACGTCACCCCGGCACCCTAGGTGCTCACCCGACCTGGCGCAGCACCGACTCCGCGGCCCCGTGACCGCACATCCCGTGCACGCCGCCGCCGGGCGGCGTGGCCGAGGAGCACAGCACGACCCCGCGCAGGCCGAGCGAGTACGGGTCGAGCGCGGGTCGCGGCCGCAGCACCAGCTGACGCAGGGTGTTGGCCCCGACGCCGATGTCGCCGCCGACGTAGTTCGGGTCGTGCGCCTCCAGCGCCGCTGGGTCGCGGGTGTGCACCGCCACCACGCGCTCGCGGAAGCCCGGGGCGAAGCGCTCGACCTGGTCCAGCGTCGCCTCGGTCGCGTCCCGGTCGTAGGCGTGGGGCACGTGCGCGTAGAGCCACAGCGGGTGGACGTCGCCCCGCGAGCGGGTCGGGTCGGCGAGGTGCTGCTGGCCGACCAGGACGAAGGGCCGCTCGGGCATCACGCCCTTGGCCACCGCCCCCTCGGTCGCCGCGACCTCCGCCGCGGAGCCGCCGAGGTGCAGGGTCCCGGCCCGGCGGGCGTCGGGGTTGGTCCAGGGCACGCCCCCCTCGACGGCGACGTCGACCTTGTAGGCCGAGGGCCCGTAGCGGTAGCGACCGAGCTGACGACGGACGCCGGCGGGCATCCGCTCCCCCAGGATCTGGACGGCGGCGTCGGGCGAGGTGTCCAGGACGACCGCGGCGGGCCGCTCCGCGCCGAGGCCGGCCAGCTCGCGCACCTGGTCGAGGTCGGTGACCTCCGTGCCGGTGACGACCCGGCCGCCGAGGCTCTCCAGCAGCGCGATCATGGCGGTGGCGATGGCCTGGCTGCCGCCCTCGGCGACCGGCCACCCGGCCCGGTGCCCGGCGGCGCCCAGGAGCAGCCCGACCGCGCTGCTCAACGGGGTGTCCAGGCGGTTGAAGGCGTGCGCGGCGATGCCCAGCAGGAGCGAGCGCGCGGGCTCGTCCCGGAAGGCGCGGGCCAGCACCGTGGCCGGCAGCGCGGCCCCGAGCCCGAACCGGACCAGGGAGACCGGGTGCCGCGGCAGGTGGAGCACGGGTCCCATGGCCTCCGCGGCGACGTGCTCGAAGTCGCGGGCCAGCGGACCGAACAGCGCCTCCCACCGCGCACCGTCGGCACCGAGCGACGCGACGGTGGTGGCCATGTCGCGCGACATCAGCCCGGCCCGGCCGTCGTCGAGGGGATGGGCCAGGTCGATCTCGGGCCACCGCCAGGTGAGGCCGTACCGCTCGAGGCCCAGCGTGGACAGGAACGGGGAGAGCACACCCATCGGGTGGAAGGCCGAGCAGTCGTCGTGGAGCAGCCCCGGCAGGGTCAGCTCGGAGGTGCGCACCCCGCCGCCGGGCACCGCGGCGCGCTCCAGGACGGTCACCTGCATCCCGGCCCGGGCCAGGCGGATCGCGGCCGCCAGTCCGTTCGGTCCGCTCCCGACGACGACGGCGTGGCTCATGGGGCGAACGTACGGGGACCGCGGACCACCCGGCTGGTCCCCGGGTCCAGGGTCCTTGGGCCCCGACCCGCCCGATCCGCGGACAGCCGCGCCGCGATGGGCCAGCATCGGACCTCCCACCGCTGCGACCGTCCGAGGAGGATCCCGTGGCCAGGACCCGGACGAGCCGCCGTCGACCCCCGGTCGTGCTCCCGGTCCTGCTCGCGCTCGCGGTCGCCGTCGCCGCGCTCCGGGTCACCCTCGACGCCGGCGGGGGTGTCCGCGTCGACCTCGGCTACCTGACCGTCATGGTGGGGGCTGCCGTCGTCGCCGGCGCCCACGTCCGCCGGCACCGGTGCCCGCTCCGCTCCCCCGCGGGCCTGGTGACCGCCGCGCTCGCGGCCACGGGTCTCGGCGAGGTCCTCTGGTACGCCGCCTGGTGGCGCGGCGGGGTGGACCCGGGCGCCGGGGTGCACGACCTGCTGTTCCTGCTCGCCTACCCCCTGCTGGCGGCCGTCCTGCTCGGGGCGATCCGTGCCACCGACGGCGGGCGGCTCCACGCCGAAACGGCCATCGACGCCGCGACCATGGTGACCGTGTGCCTCCTCCTGCTCTGGGAGCTGGTGGTCGCCGACATCGTCGGGTCCGACGAGCCGGTCCTGGAACGTCTCTTCACCTCCGGCTACCCGGTCCTCGACGCCCTGCTCCTGGGGCTGGTCCTGCGCGTGGCCTGGCAACGCCGCACCCGGGCCGTGGTCGGTCTCCCGCTCGCCGTCGGGATCGCCGCGATGCTGGTCTCCGACCTCGGCTACACCGTCTCGTTCGGCGTGCCCACGCCGGTCCTCGACCTGGGCTGGATGGCGGGGTCGGTCGCGATGGCCTGGGCCGTCCTGGCGCCCACCCCCGTCGTCCCGGAGGTGCTGGAGGCCCCGGGCGCCGGCTCGCTCGGCGGCCAGGGCTCGGCGACGGCCCGGCTGTCGATCGCGGTGCTGCCGCTGCTGGTCCCCACCCTCGTCCTCGGCCTGCACGAGGTCCGTGGCGCGCCGTCCCCGGTGTGGACCGTGGTGCTGGGCTCCACCGCCCTGGCCGCGCTCGCCTTCGCCCGCACCTACCTGCTGCTGCGCGAGCAGCAGGGCGCGGCCGTCGCGCTGGCCGCCGCCCGCGACGCGGCCCAGGACGCCTCGCGGACCAAGTCGGCGTTCCTGGCCACGATGAGCCACGAGATCCGGACGCCGATGAACGGGGTGACCGGGCTGACCGAGCTGCTCCTGTCCACCGACCTCGACGACCGGCAGCGGGAGTACGCCCGTGGTGTCGAGACCGCCGGCCGGGCCCTGCTGGGCCTGATCGACGACGTCCTGGACTTCTCCAAGGTCGAGGCCGGCCGGGTCGAGCTGGAGTCCGTGGCGTTCTCGGTGGCCGAGGTCGTCGACGACGTCGCGCAGACGGCCGCCCTCGACCCTCGCGCGCGCGGTCTGGACCTGCTGGCCTACGTCGCCCCCGACGTCCCGCCCCTGCTCCGCGGCGACCCCGGGCGGATCCGCCAGGTCCTGCTCAACCTGGTCTCCAACGCGGTCAAGTTCACCCCCGAGGGAGAGGTCGTCGTCTCCGTCCACCTCGCCGGCGGCCCGGCGTCCCGGCCGCTGGTGCGGATGGAGGTCCGCGACACCGGGGTCGGCCTCGACCCGGCCTCGCAGGACCGGCTGTTCGAGCCCTTCTCGCAGGCCGACTCCTCGACCACCCGCCGGTACGGCGGCACCGGCCTGGGACTGGCCATCTGCCGCGGCCTGGCCGAGCAGATGGGCGGGCGGACCGGCGTCGAGAGCACCCTCGGCGAGGGCAGCACGTTCTGGTTCACGGTCCCCCTGGACCGGATGCCGGACCCGGAGGTGCCCGCCGTCGGTGACCCGGCGGGGGCGCCGCCGGAACCCGTGCGGCCCCGGTGCGCGGCCACGGTGCTGGTCGCCGAGGACAGCGAGATCAACCAGCTGGTGGCCGAGGGCATGCTGCGCCGGCTCGGGTGCACGGTGGAGATCGCCGAGAACGGCCTTCTCGCCCTCGAGGCGCTCGCGGCGCGGCGCTTCGACCTGGTGCTGATGGACTGCCAGATGCCCGAGCTGGACGGCTACGACGCGACGACCGAGCTCCGGCGGCGCGAGGGCGACGGGGCACGTACCCCGGTCGTCGCGATGACCGCGAGCGTCACCTCCGAGGAGCGCGAGCGCTGCCAGCTCGTCGGGATGGACGACTTCGTCGCCAAGCCGGTGACCCTGGCGGCGCTCTCCTCGGCCCTGGAGCGCTGGGTCGCAGCCCGCGACGACCTGGACGACCGCCAGTCCTGACCGACGGGCCAGTCCTGAGCGACGGGCCCTAGGCTGCGGCGCGTGGTCCTCGAGCACGCCCTGCTGCCCGTCCGCCCCGGCCAGGAGGCCGCCTTCGAGGCCGCGCTGGCCGAGGCCCTCCCCCTGATCGCCGCCGCGACCGGCAACCGGTCGGTGACGGTCTCACGCGGCGTGGAGAGCCCGTCGACCTACCTGCTGCTGGTGGAGTGGGACAGCGTCGCGGACCACGAGGAGGGCTTCCGCGGTTCCGCAGCGTACGAGCGCTGGCGCGCGCTGCTGCACCCGTTCTACGACCCGTTCCCGGTGGTCGAGCACTTCACCCCGGTCGCCCGGTCCGGGTCGGCGCCCTAGCCGGCGACGAGCGGGGCGACCTCGGTGCCGAGCAGCTCGATGCCGCGCAGCAGGTCGTCGTGGGCCAGGCGCGGGTTGGTCATCTGCAGCGAGAGCCGGTCGACCCCGCCGAGCTGCTCGGAGACGCGCCGGATCTTGTCGGCCACGGTCTGCGGGTCGCCCATGAAGAACGCCCCGTCGGGGCCCGAGGTGGCGTCGAACTGCTCCCGGGTCGGGCGACGGAACCCGCGCTCGGCCGAGATCTTGGTGAACATCTCGTTCCAGCCGGGGTAGATCGTGTCGGCGGCCTGCTGCGTGCTCTCCGCGACGTAGCCGAAGACGTGGATGCCGACCTGCAGCTTCTCCGGGGCGTGCCCGGCCTGCGCGCCGGCGCGGCGGTAGAGGTCCACGAGCGGGCCGAACTGGCGCGGCTCGCCGCCGATGATCGCGATCATCAGCGGCAGCCCCAGCAGCCCTGCTCGCGCGAAGGACTCCGGTGTGCCGCCCACGCCGACCCAGATCGGCAGCGGGTCCTGGTGCGGGCGCGGGTAGACGCTCTGGCGCACCAGCGGCGGGCGGTGCCGGCCCGACCAGGTCACCTCGACCTGGTCGCGCAGCTGCAGCAGCAGCTCGAGCTTCTCGGTGAACAGCGAGTCGTAGTCGGCCAGGTCGAGGCCGAACAGCGGGAAGGCCTCGGTGAAGGAGCCGCGGCCCACGACGAGGTCGATGCGGCCCTTGGCGATCAGGTCCAGCGTGGCGAACTGCTGGAAGACGCGGACCGGGTCGTCCGCGCTGAGCACCTTGACCGCGCTGCCCAGGCGGATCCGCTCGGTGCGCGCGGCCGCGGCGGCCAGGATGATCTGCGGGGCGGAGTCGTAGTACTCGCTGCGGTGGTGCTCGCCGATCCCGAAGGAGTAGAGGCCGACCCGGTCGGCCAGGACGATCTCCTCGAGCAGGTGCTCCATCCGCTCGGAGGCACCGACCACGTGCCCGGTGGTGGGATCGGTCACGGAGGACACGAAGCTGTCGACGCCGAGGTGCATGGTCCGATTCAACCACTGCGTCCCGCAGCGGCGCCTAGCCTGGGGCGGTGTCCTGGTCCCGCGCCGCCACCCGCCTCGGGCTGGCCCTGGTGCTGGCCGGCGTCACCGTGCTCGGCTACGTCGGCTGGCAGACCTGGGGCACCACCTGGGTCAGCCAGCGCGAGCACGCGGCCATCACCGACCGGCTCGAGCAGGCCTGGGCCGCCGACCCCGTCGACCCCGCCGAACCCGCCGACCCCGCCGACCCCGCCGTGGGCGGGGGTGTGCCGGAGGGCGCGGTCGAGGTCGACGCGGGCGTGGCCGAGGCGATCGTCGAGATCCCCCGCCTCGGGGCGGACTACCGGGTGCCGCTGCTGGAGGGCACCTCCGACGAGGCGCTCGCCGCCGGGATCGGCCGCTTCACCGGATCCGCCGCTCCGGGCGGGGTCGGAAACCTGGCGCTGGCCGGGCACCGGGTCACCCACGGCGAGCCGCTGCGCGACATGCCGGCCCTCGAGCCCGGCGACGAGGTGGTCGTCACCACGCGCGACGCCGTGCACACCTACGTGCTCGACACCGGGGGCGACGACCTCGAGGTCCCGCTGACCGAGACCTGGGTGGTCGACCCCGAGCCGGTCGACCCCGACGGCGGCGACGTCGTCCCGGCCGCGGGCCAGCGGCGGCTGCTCACCCTGACCACCTGCTCCGAGCTCTTCCATACCGACGACCGGCTGGTGGCGTTCGGCCACCTCGTCTCGAGCGAGCCGCGCCGCGCGTTGTAGCGGACAGCGCGGACAGCGCGGGCCGCGCGGCCCTATGCTCCGTCGACGGGGACCGCCCCGCCGGAGATCGGGAGCCCAGGATGAGACGCTCAGTGCCCGCCGCGACGGCCGCCGCCACCACGGCCCTGCTCGCCCTGACGCTCGTCCCCGCCGCCGCCGAGACGGACGCCTGGGCGACGTGGGAGCCGGTCACCGGCACCCCGAACGACTACCGGACCACCGTCCGCCAGGCCGCGCCCGGCTTCCCGCCCGCCGTGCTGGCCACCGACTCCCGCGCCGGGGTCCAGCTCGCCGGCGGCACGTCGACCTTCCTGTCCGCGGGGACCCCGCCGGGCGCCGCGTACGGCTCGAGCCGCGGGAACCCGTACCTGGTGCTGCGCCCGCGGGCGGACACCGCCACGGCGCCCTCGACGTCCACCTACACCTTCGCCGACCCCACCCCCGCCTCCGGTTGGGCGTTCGTCCTCGGCGACGTCGACGCCGACCAGGTCCGGGTCGCCGCGACCGACGCCTCCGGCGACCGGGTGCCCGCCGCGGCCGTGGACCGCTGGTTCCAGGGCGCCTTCAACTACGCCGGCGGCGAGGACGAGCCCCTCTGGGACCCCGCCACCGCCACCCTGGTCGGCAACGACGACGCGGCCGACTCCGACGGCGCCGCCGGCTGGTTCGAGCCGGACCGCCGGCTGACCAGCCTCACCTTCACGTTCACGCGCCGCGCGGGCTTCCCGGTCTTCCAGACCTGGTTCGTCAGCCGCGCCCGGTCGGTGACCGGCACCGTCACCGACGTCTCCCCCGCCGGCTCGTCCTGCGGCGTGGAGGGCACCCGTCTGGTGCTGCTCTCGCCGTACGGCGACCGGGTCGCCACGACGACGGCCGAGCCCGACGGTTCCTACGACCTCGGCGACGTCGCCACCCAGGACGGGTACGTCGTGCGCGCCACCGCCCCGGACGGCTGCGCCGTCGTGGGCGCGACCGAGCGCACCGTCGACACCAGCGGGACCGACGGCTCACCCGCCTCGCAGGCCGGTTTCGAGGTCCGCGAGGTCGTGCCGCAGCCGGTCAGCGGTGCGGTGCGCGACGCCGACGGCCGTCCGGTCGCGGGCGTGGACGTCACCGTGACGCCGCCGGTGGGCGACGGGACGACCACGACGACGGGGCGCGACGGGACCTACCTCGTCGACGGCAACGAGGAGGGCGCGGGCTACGCGATCTCCATCGAGGTGCCCGAGGGCTACCGGGCCGGGCCGGGCGGCGCCACGATCGACGACGTCGTCGTGGGTGACGAGGAGGTCGTCGACCAGGACTTCGAGGTCGTCGAGCTGGCCACGGTCGGCGGCCGGGTCACCGGGGGCGGCGGCGGGCTCGGCGGCGTCACGGTCACCCTGGCCGCCGTGCGCGGCGGGTCGGCGCTCGTCACCGTCACCGACGGACGGGGCCGCTGGGAGCTCGCCGGCGTGCCGGCCGGGACGTACCGGCTGGCGGTCGACGCACCCCGGGGCTACACCGGCAGGGACGACCGTCGCGTCACCGTCGGCGACGACGACCTGCGGGGCCTGGACGTCGCCCTCGCCAGGCCCGGTGCGCTGGGCGGACGCGTCACCGACGACGACGGTGCGGTCGAGGACGTCACGCTCGTGGTGACCGGTCCCGCCGGGACCACCCGGCGTGTGTCCACGGACGCCGACGGCCGCTACTTCCTCGAGGGTCTCCGCCGGGGCACCTGGACGGTGCGCGTCGTGGCGCCCGAGGGCCAGGAGGTCGTCGGTCGCGGGAGCCTGACCACGCGGATCACGGGCGCCGGCGAGGTGCGCGGCGGCCGGGACTTCGTGCTCGACGCGGTGCCGACGACCGCCACCGGGACCCTCGTGCCGGCCGGCGCGCCGTCCTCGGCGGCGCCCAGCCCGACGGGGACCGCGACGACGACCCCGACCACGAGCCCGACGCCCACGTCCTCGGCGACCGCCTCCACCCTGACCACGACGGCGACGTCCTCGGGCACGACCGGCTCCGGCATGCTGCCGGACACCGGCGGGCCGGCGCTCGCGCTCGTCCTGCTGGCCGGCGGCCTGATCGCGGGCGGCGGGGCCCTGCTGGTCGTCGGGCGCCGCCGCCCCTCGGCCTAGGCGCCGGACCGGCGGGACATCAGGCGGGGGCGGCGAGGAGCTCGCCCAGGTGCTGGTCGATCTGCGGCATGTAGGTCGGGGCGACCCCGAAGAGCCCCAGGTGCCCCAGCACGTCGTGGACCACGCGGAGCTCGCTGCCCGCGATGAGCCGCTGCTCGGGCTCGACGTCGCGGACCGGGAAGAACATGTCCTCGTCGATCGGCATCACGAAGGTCTTGGCGGTGATCCGTCCCAGGGCGGCGGCCAGGTCCCCGCCGGTGTGCCGCGCCACGTCCCCGCGCTGCCACTTCCACGCCTGGGTGAGCAGGTCGTTGGGGTCCATCGCGGTGAAGTACGGCTCGAGGAAGCCGGCCATGAAGGCCTCCTTGGAGTCGAACTCCAGGGCCCGCCACACCTCCTGCTTCCAGAACTCGGTGGAGAACCCCATCACCGCCCAGATCCCGGCGTGCCGGGTGAGCCCGGCGACCACGTCGTCGTTCGACTTGTACTCCCCCTCGGCGTACCCGGGGTCGGAGGTGATCGCCGCGACGAGCGCGTCGGCGAAGAGGACGTCGTGGGGCGTGTTCTGCGCCGTGCCGGCGATCATCGCCGCGCGGCGCACCTTCTGCGGGAACCTCACCGCCCACTCGTAGGTCTGCTGGGCTCCCATGGACCCGCCGACCACGAGGGCCAGCTCGTCGATGCCGAAGTGCTCGCGCAGCAGACGTTCCTGGGCGACGACGTCGTCCCCGATGCGGACGTGGGGGAAGTCCGACATGGCCAGGGCGGCGTTGGGCCCGTCGGCGTTGTGCGGCGACGTCGAGAGCCCCGACCCGATCTGGTCCACGACCACGATGAAGTACGTCCCCGGGTCCAGGGCGTGCTCCGGGCCGATGTAGACGTCGCGCCAGATCTGGTGGGTCCCCGAGAACCAGGTGGTGACCAGGACCGCGTTGTCCTTCGCCTCGTTCAGCGTCCCGAAGGTCGCCACGGCGAGGTGGCAGTCCGGGATCGTCCCGCCCTCCTCCAGGTCCAGCCGACCGATGGAGACGACGTCGTAGTCGCCGTGGATCTCGTGGGAGTAGAAGGGGTTCTCGATCATCGGTGCTCCTGGGTCCTGAGGGCCTACCGCGGCACGCGGTCGGGGTGATCGGCTCACCACGACCTCACTATCGACCGTGCCGCGGGCGGCCCCGTGTCCGGAAATGGGACACGTCCCGCGATTGACCGTGGGGGCATCATCAGAGGTGCGTCACGAGGAGGTGACCGGATGGACGGCGGGCTGGAGCGCCACGACCTGCTGACCCACGCCCTCGCCGACCTGCTCGAGGGACAGGCCCCGGACCGTCCGGGGGTGCCCGCCCACGTGGCGGCCTCCTGGCGACGGAGCCTGGCCAGCGGGGTGTCACCCACCTCCATGGAGGGCCACTACGTCGCCGACCTCGACCTCGGCGCCCGTCTCGTCCGCTGCGCCCAGCCCGTCATCGACCAGCTGGGCGAGATGCTGGGTGACGTCCCCGCGTGCGTGGCCCTGACGGACGCGAGGGCGCGCATCGTGGTCCGCAAGGACACCGGCCTGTGGATCTCGCAGATGCTGGACCGGGTCTACTTCGCCCGGGGCTTCGACTACGCCGAGGGCGCCGTCGGCACCAACGGCGTCGGGACCGTGCTGGAGTCCGGGACCTCGGTCCAGATCGCCGGCGCCGAGCACTTCGTCGACGCGCTGCAGTCCTTCGCCTGCGCGGGGGCACCGGTCCGCGACCCGTTCACCGGGCGGATCGAGGGCGTCCTGGACATCAGCTGCCTGCGCGACCACTCCACGCCGGTCATGCACTCGATGGTGCGGTCGGCGGCCAGGCACGTCGAGCGCAACCTGCTGCTCGACCGCGGCCAGGCCCAGCAGGCGCTCTTCGACCTGTTCTCCCGCGTCGAGGCGCGCACCCGGGGGCCGTGGTCGCGGTCGGCCCCGACCTGACGATGGCGAACTCGGCGATGCAGGCGCTGCTCGGCTCCACGGACCAGACCGCGCTGGGCGACCACCTGCGCTTCCTGGCCGGCCGGCGACCCGACAAGGTGGACGACCGCGTCGTGCTGCCCTCGGGCACCGAGGTGCGGCTCCGCGGGACGTCGACCGACACCGGTGGCGCCGCCGGGATGGTCGCGGTCGTCAGCCTCGGCCGCGACGCCTCTGCCGAGGCCGGGCACGAACGGCTCGGACTGCTCGACCCTCTCGCGCCGGCACCCGCGCCGGTGCCGGCGCCGGCCGTACGACCCCGGCACGACCTCCGTGCCGGGTCGTCGC
This window encodes:
- a CDS encoding phytoene desaturase family protein, whose protein sequence is MSHAVVVGSGPNGLAAAIRLARAGMQVTVLERAAVPGGGVRTSELTLPGLLHDDCSAFHPMGVLSPFLSTLGLERYGLTWRWPEIDLAHPLDDGRAGLMSRDMATTVASLGADGARWEALFGPLARDFEHVAAEAMGPVLHLPRHPVSLVRFGLGAALPATVLARAFRDEPARSLLLGIAAHAFNRLDTPLSSAVGLLLGAAGHRAGWPVAEGGSQAIATAMIALLESLGGRVVTGTEVTDLDQVRELAGLGAERPAAVVLDTSPDAAVQILGERMPAGVRRQLGRYRYGPSAYKVDVAVEGGVPWTNPDARRAGTLHLGGSAAEVAATEGAVAKGVMPERPFVLVGQQHLADPTRSRGDVHPLWLYAHVPHAYDRDATEATLDQVERFAPGFRERVVAVHTRDPAALEAHDPNYVGGDIGVGANTLRQLVLRPRPALDPYSLGLRGVVLCSSATPPGGGVHGMCGHGAAESVLRQVG
- a CDS encoding ATP-binding protein gives rise to the protein MARTRTSRRRPPVVLPVLLALAVAVAALRVTLDAGGGVRVDLGYLTVMVGAAVVAGAHVRRHRCPLRSPAGLVTAALAATGLGEVLWYAAWWRGGVDPGAGVHDLLFLLAYPLLAAVLLGAIRATDGGRLHAETAIDAATMVTVCLLLLWELVVADIVGSDEPVLERLFTSGYPVLDALLLGLVLRVAWQRRTRAVVGLPLAVGIAAMLVSDLGYTVSFGVPTPVLDLGWMAGSVAMAWAVLAPTPVVPEVLEAPGAGSLGGQGSATARLSIAVLPLLVPTLVLGLHEVRGAPSPVWTVVLGSTALAALAFARTYLLLREQQGAAVALAAARDAAQDASRTKSAFLATMSHEIRTPMNGVTGLTELLLSTDLDDRQREYARGVETAGRALLGLIDDVLDFSKVEAGRVELESVAFSVAEVVDDVAQTAALDPRARGLDLLAYVAPDVPPLLRGDPGRIRQVLLNLVSNAVKFTPEGEVVVSVHLAGGPASRPLVRMEVRDTGVGLDPASQDRLFEPFSQADSSTTRRYGGTGLGLAICRGLAEQMGGRTGVESTLGEGSTFWFTVPLDRMPDPEVPAVGDPAGAPPEPVRPRCAATVLVAEDSEINQLVAEGMLRRLGCTVEIAENGLLALEALAARRFDLVLMDCQMPELDGYDATTELRRREGDGARTPVVAMTASVTSEERERCQLVGMDDFVAKPVTLAALSSALERWVAARDDLDDRQS
- a CDS encoding antibiotic biosynthesis monooxygenase family protein → MVLEHALLPVRPGQEAAFEAALAEALPLIAAATGNRSVTVSRGVESPSTYLLLVEWDSVADHEEGFRGSAAYERWRALLHPFYDPFPVVEHFTPVARSGSAP
- a CDS encoding LLM class flavin-dependent oxidoreductase; this encodes MHLGVDSFVSSVTDPTTGHVVGASERMEHLLEEIVLADRVGLYSFGIGEHHRSEYYDSAPQIILAAAAARTERIRLGSAVKVLSADDPVRVFQQFATLDLIAKGRIDLVVGRGSFTEAFPLFGLDLADYDSLFTEKLELLLQLRDQVEVTWSGRHRPPLVRQSVYPRPHQDPLPIWVGVGGTPESFARAGLLGLPLMIAIIGGEPRQFGPLVDLYRRAGAQAGHAPEKLQVGIHVFGYVAESTQQAADTIYPGWNEMFTKISAERGFRRPTREQFDATSGPDGAFFMGDPQTVADKIRRVSEQLGGVDRLSLQMTNPRLAHDDLLRGIELLGTEVAPLVAG
- a CDS encoding class E sortase, with amino-acid sequence MSWSRAATRLGLALVLAGVTVLGYVGWQTWGTTWVSQREHAAITDRLEQAWAADPVDPAEPADPADPAVGGGVPEGAVEVDAGVAEAIVEIPRLGADYRVPLLEGTSDEALAAGIGRFTGSAAPGGVGNLALAGHRVTHGEPLRDMPALEPGDEVVVTTRDAVHTYVLDTGGDDLEVPLTETWVVDPEPVDPDGGDVVPAAGQRRLLTLTTCSELFHTDDRLVAFGHLVSSEPRRAL
- a CDS encoding carboxypeptidase-like regulatory domain-containing protein, with protein sequence MPAATAAATTALLALTLVPAAAETDAWATWEPVTGTPNDYRTTVRQAAPGFPPAVLATDSRAGVQLAGGTSTFLSAGTPPGAAYGSSRGNPYLVLRPRADTATAPSTSTYTFADPTPASGWAFVLGDVDADQVRVAATDASGDRVPAAAVDRWFQGAFNYAGGEDEPLWDPATATLVGNDDAADSDGAAGWFEPDRRLTSLTFTFTRRAGFPVFQTWFVSRARSVTGTVTDVSPAGSSCGVEGTRLVLLSPYGDRVATTTAEPDGSYDLGDVATQDGYVVRATAPDGCAVVGATERTVDTSGTDGSPASQAGFEVREVVPQPVSGAVRDADGRPVAGVDVTVTPPVGDGTTTTTGRDGTYLVDGNEEGAGYAISIEVPEGYRAGPGGATIDDVVVGDEEVVDQDFEVVELATVGGRVTGGGGGLGGVTVTLAAVRGGSALVTVTDGRGRWELAGVPAGTYRLAVDAPRGYTGRDDRRVTVGDDDLRGLDVALARPGALGGRVTDDDGAVEDVTLVVTGPAGTTRRVSTDADGRYFLEGLRRGTWTVRVVAPEGQEVVGRGSLTTRITGAGEVRGGRDFVLDAVPTTATGTLVPAGAPSSAAPSPTGTATTTPTTSPTPTSSATASTLTTTATSSGTTGSGMLPDTGGPALALVLLAGGLIAGGGALLVVGRRRPSA
- a CDS encoding alpha/beta fold hydrolase, coding for MIENPFYSHEIHGDYDVVSIGRLDLEEGGTIPDCHLAVATFGTLNEAKDNAVLVTTWFSGTHQIWRDVYIGPEHALDPGTYFIVVVDQIGSGLSTSPHNADGPNAALAMSDFPHVRIGDDVVAQERLLREHFGIDELALVVGGSMGAQQTYEWAVRFPQKVRRAAMIAGTAQNTPHDVLFADALVAAITSDPGYAEGEYKSNDDVVAGLTRHAGIWAVMGFSTEFWKQEVWRALEFDSKEAFMAGFLEPYFTAMDPNDLLTQAWKWQRGDVARHTGGDLAAALGRITAKTFVMPIDEDMFFPVRDVEPEQRLIAGSELRVVHDVLGHLGLFGVAPTYMPQIDQHLGELLAAPA
- a CDS encoding GAF domain-containing protein; the protein is MDGGLERHDLLTHALADLLEGQAPDRPGVPAHVAASWRRSLASGVSPTSMEGHYVADLDLGARLVRCAQPVIDQLGEMLGDVPACVALTDARARIVVRKDTGLWISQMLDRVYFARGFDYAEGAVGTNGVGTVLESGTSVQIAGAEHFVDALQSFACAGAPVRDPFTGRIEGVLDISCLRDHSTPVMHSMVRSAARHVERNLLLDRGQAQQALFDLFSRVEARTRGPWSRSAPT